In a single window of the Chitinophagaceae bacterium genome:
- a CDS encoding peptide chain release factor 3 has protein sequence MSERINELNRRRTFAIISHPDAGKTTLTEKLLLFGGAIQIAGAVKSKKTDKAATSDFMEIERQRGISVATSVMGFEYNKRKVNILDTPGHQDFSEDTYRTLTAVDSAIMVIDCVKGVEPQTEKLAEVCRMRNTPIITFINKMDREGQDPFDLLDELEQKLNIKVKPLSWPIGIGKTFQGVYNISENKLVLFQSHTKQSKDNSLTFDNIHDEALDKVIGKKEADLLREEVEMVEGVYPKFDLEAYREAGICPVFFGSALNNFGVKELLDCFVDIAPPPQARETGLRLVKPEESKFSGFVFKIHANMNPKHRDRIAFVRICSGMFERNKNYLHVRLDKQFKYSSPTAFLAQDKEIVDVAYPGDIIGLHDTGNFRIGDTLTEGEKFFYKGIPSFSPELFKSIVNRDPSKTKQLNKGIEQLMDEGVAQLFTNHLDQRKVIGAVGQLQFEVIQHRLLNEYGASCEFENVDVYKACWIDSDDTSKLEEFVRLKKGQIATDKHGQYVFLAPSQWILNVVKEDFPDLNFAFTSEIQNFNLAE, from the coding sequence ATGTCAGAAAGAATTAACGAACTGAACAGAAGGCGAACTTTTGCCATTATTAGTCACCCGGATGCCGGAAAAACCACCCTTACTGAAAAGTTATTACTCTTTGGAGGGGCTATCCAAATTGCCGGAGCTGTAAAATCTAAAAAAACAGATAAAGCTGCCACCAGTGATTTTATGGAAATTGAACGTCAGAGAGGTATTTCCGTAGCTACCTCTGTAATGGGTTTTGAATATAATAAAAGAAAAGTAAACATACTTGACACTCCCGGTCACCAGGATTTCAGTGAAGATACTTATCGTACTTTAACAGCAGTAGACAGTGCCATTATGGTTATTGATTGTGTTAAAGGTGTAGAGCCACAAACTGAAAAATTAGCTGAAGTGTGCCGAATGAGAAATACACCTATTATAACTTTTATCAATAAAATGGATCGGGAAGGTCAGGACCCGTTTGATTTGCTGGACGAACTGGAGCAAAAGCTAAATATTAAAGTAAAACCACTTTCCTGGCCAATTGGTATCGGTAAAACATTTCAGGGGGTCTATAATATTTCTGAAAATAAACTGGTCTTATTCCAAAGCCATACAAAACAATCGAAAGATAACAGCCTTACTTTTGACAATATACATGACGAAGCATTAGATAAAGTAATTGGGAAAAAAGAAGCCGATCTTCTAAGGGAAGAAGTCGAAATGGTAGAGGGAGTGTATCCGAAATTTGATTTAGAAGCCTATAGAGAAGCCGGTATATGTCCGGTGTTTTTTGGTAGTGCTTTAAATAACTTTGGTGTAAAAGAGTTGCTGGATTGCTTTGTTGATATTGCACCACCACCTCAAGCCCGCGAAACAGGATTGCGGCTCGTAAAGCCTGAAGAATCTAAATTCAGTGGTTTTGTTTTTAAAATTCATGCCAATATGAACCCGAAACATCGGGACAGAATAGCTTTTGTACGCATTTGTTCAGGCATGTTTGAAAGAAATAAAAACTATTTACATGTCCGCTTAGATAAACAATTTAAATACTCCTCTCCCACTGCTTTTTTAGCACAGGATAAAGAAATTGTGGATGTCGCCTATCCCGGAGATATTATCGGACTTCATGATACGGGTAACTTCAGAATCGGAGATACCCTAACTGAAGGTGAAAAGTTCTTTTACAAAGGAATTCCCAGTTTTTCACCTGAATTATTTAAAAGCATTGTTAACAGAGACCCTTCCAAGACAAAGCAATTAAACAAAGGTATAGAGCAGCTTATGGATGAAGGAGTGGCTCAGCTTTTTACAAACCACTTAGACCAGAGAAAAGTTATTGGTGCTGTCGGTCAACTACAGTTTGAAGTGATACAGCATCGATTATTAAATGAATACGGAGCCTCTTGTGAATTTGAAAATGTAGATGTTTACAAAGCCTGCTGGATAGATTCTGATGACACAAGTAAGCTCGAAGAATTTGTTCGCTTAAAAAAAGGTCAAATTGCAACTGACAAGCATGGACAATACGTATTTCTGGCTCCTTCTCAATGGATACTGAATGTGGTGAAAGAGGATTTTCCTGATTTGAATTTTGCTTTTACTTCAGAGATTCAAAATTTTAATTTGGCGGAATAA
- a CDS encoding class I SAM-dependent methyltransferase: MLSKVNQLLWYLKYYRIAKTRFDVHSPFVYEFIEEIIKDKRSFYAFEKVDLLRKKWIKKNESYEYTDLGAGTFTGEKKIRNTKKVIQNQACNAKYGKLLFRLVNFFQPEKILELGTSLGISTAYIALAKSSAQIITIEGCNKTARKAAESFQFLDIENVQTLEGDFEKNVHELLHQKNFIPDFVFIDGNHKGEAIIKYFDLLYPLMKEKDTVIIFDDIRWSGDMYNAWESIAKRPEANLTIDIYKFGLVFFRKGIRKQHFTLRY; this comes from the coding sequence ATGTTATCAAAAGTGAACCAACTATTGTGGTACTTGAAATATTATCGAATTGCCAAAACCAGATTTGATGTTCATTCCCCTTTTGTTTATGAGTTTATAGAGGAGATTATCAAAGATAAGCGCTCCTTTTATGCCTTTGAAAAAGTAGACTTATTAAGAAAAAAATGGATAAAAAAGAATGAGAGTTATGAGTATACCGATTTAGGGGCAGGGACATTTACCGGTGAAAAAAAGATTCGAAATACCAAAAAAGTCATTCAAAATCAGGCTTGTAATGCTAAATATGGCAAACTCCTGTTTCGTTTAGTAAATTTCTTTCAACCGGAAAAAATACTGGAACTGGGGACATCCTTAGGAATCAGCACCGCTTATATAGCCTTGGCAAAAAGTTCTGCTCAGATAATCACCATAGAGGGCTGCAATAAAACTGCGCGAAAAGCTGCTGAAAGTTTTCAATTTTTAGACATTGAAAATGTACAAACTTTAGAAGGTGATTTTGAAAAAAATGTGCATGAACTTTTACATCAGAAAAACTTTATCCCGGACTTTGTATTCATAGACGGAAATCATAAAGGAGAAGCTATCATTAAATATTTTGACTTATTGTATCCTTTGATGAAAGAAAAAGATACAGTCATAATTTTTGACGATATACGCTGGTCCGGGGATATGTATAATGCCTGGGAAAGCATTGCAAAAAGACCGGAAGCAAATTTAACCATTGATATTTATAAATTTGGACTTGTATTTTTTAGAAAAGGAATACGCAAACAACATTTTACGCTGCGTTATTGA